A window from Parambassis ranga chromosome 13, fParRan2.1, whole genome shotgun sequence encodes these proteins:
- the pglyrp5 gene encoding peptidoglycan recognition protein 5: MDPGVNIVSRQQWGAAAPRQKQTLKGPAQRVIIHHTATPSCKGLAECKSHIVSIQRGHMNERNFDDIGYNFLVGENGTVFEGRGWGVVGAHAKGHNSDSLGIAFLGNFNNDTPSREAISAVKQLLKSGVSRGFVHSAFSLLGHRDLGQTECPGSNLYAALPQLKSAT; the protein is encoded by the exons ATGGACCCAGGAG TGAACATCGTCTCAAGGCAGCAGTGGGGAGCAGCTGCCCCTCGACAAAAGCAGACTTTGAAAGGCCCTGCCCAGAGAGTGATCATACACCACACTGCCACCCCGAGCTGCAAAGGCCTGGCAGAGTGTAAGAGCCACATCGTCAGCATTCAGAGGGGGCATATGAACGAAAGGAACTTTGATGACATTGGATATAA tttccttgtTGGAGAAAACGGCACAGTCTTTGAGGGCCGTGGTTGGGGTGTGGTAGGGGCACATGCCAAAGGCCACAACAGTGACTCACTCGGGATTGCCTTCCTGGGAAATTTCAATA ATGACACACCTAGCAGAGAAGCGATTTCGGCTGTAAAGCAGCTGCTGAAGTCTGGTGTCTCTCGAGGTTTTGTGCACTCGGCGTTCAGCCTGTTGGGGCACAGAGATTTGGGGCAAACAGAATGTCCCGGATCAAACCTTTACGCTGCTCTTCCACAACTGAAGAGTGCAACATAA